In Rhopalosiphum padi isolate XX-2018 chromosome 3, ASM2088224v1, whole genome shotgun sequence, the genomic stretch tttatgatcactctttttttgagttaattatttttataatatctattttatttcagGTATGAGagaatatgtatttacatttaatatgtctatagatcaaattaatataatatcttcaaATCgtgatatttcaaaaacaataccAGAATATCCCTATCAGTACCAAATTCGACTATGTCAAATAGAATTAGGGCGTTTTGAAGTAACAGATTATTTTCCCAGTCAACTTAATGTTCGAGTTGGAGATACGCCTTGTCCTACTTATCCTAATGAGCGATCTAAATCGAGACGAACAGCAAGTCCTATCAATTGCActcatgaattaaaattaagtccATTTTTTACAAACCTAATTAAAGTAAACTGGGTACCCGATGGGAAAATTTATGGTATTACCATGAATTTAGTTAAACAATTAAGTgcagataatttaataaaaaaacttcaaGATAAAGAAGCAAGGAGTTCAGAAGATACTaaacatcaaattattaaaaaattcacttGTGTTAATCCAGATTTGGCCTGTACATCTCATCAATTTTCTTTGTTATGTCCATTGAGTAAAAATAGAATGAAGTTACCTGCAAAATCCGTTCATTGTGACCATATAATGTGTTTTGATGCAGATACCTTCATTAGAATGAAtgagaaaaattcaaaatggcTTTGTCCAATTTGTAATGCACCTTGTGTGTACGatgacaacaatattttaattaacgcTGACGGATCAtgggaaaaataattaaaaataactatcaaTAATACACTTGTAAAATCTATTGATTTTGTGGATTTGGATAGCGACGATGAAAAATCtgggataaaaataaaatagggattttattattttaagtacttgTGGTACTTGATCAATTGTCACCTGGTAGtaggatattttaaaataacactacaagtatataaaaaatgtctttGTATTAAAcagttgaaatttatttttcaattttgcattttttgtttttgaacatattttttaatgaaatctacAATCTATCTATACCACTGGGGcacaataagtaaatatgatacaatataattacatactGTTGGTCGATGGTATCAGATCTTCCCAAAACTGATTTACGTACCATCTACCATGACGCTTGCGAGTCTCTAAGATTAGATGTTtagacgaataataataattcctttCAAGTGTACAATGAATATTATCTTAATCATAATAAACCTTTAGCATTTTAGGATATTGAAAGCTTAAACTTTAACCCTTCGTTAGTCACCTTAATGATTAGAACAATCTTAGTCACCCGGGGTAATATAATACcccatatattaatttaatttttttaattaattatttcataaaatttatttttattttttgctaaatgtattttgaatatatgtataattgatattttaatagttgattgctatttttttaaatattgc encodes the following:
- the LOC132926532 gene encoding E3 SUMO-protein ligase PIAS1-like, with product MYTGQKINEKNTNQLQQYSQKSMHVKPPQNLNLYKLRKLPFYENIEEIIKLTLLNSSNDKCTLVNHLTGMREYVFTFNMSIDQINIISSNRDISKTIPEYPYQYQIRLCQIELGRFEVTDYFPSQLNVRVGDTPCPTYPNERSKSRRTASPINCTHELKLSPFFTNLIKVNWVPDGKIYGITMNLVKQLSADNLIKKLQDKEARSSEDTKHQIIKKFTCVNPDLACTSHQFSLLCPLSKNRMKLPAKSVHCDHIMCFDADTFIRMNEKNSKWLCPICNAPCVYDDNNILINADGSWEK